The genomic region ACTACTGACCGCAGCCATTAGTGCCGCGATCGCGCTGGTACTGGGAACGCTTTCGGCAACAATAGGAGGCTTAGTTGATGCGATCGTCACTTGGTCGATCGACGTGTTTTTGAGCCTACCCCACCTAGTGTTGCTGATCCTGGTAGCATTTGCGGCTGGTGGTGGTGCTAAAGGCTTGATCGTCGCAATTACCATAACTCACTGGCCTCTGTTAGCAAGAGTTCTTCGCGCTGAAGTGCTACAGGTTAAGAATTCCGATTACGTGCAACTTTCCTCCAAGCTGGGACATTCTCCTGTGTGGATTGCCTGCCATCACATGTTACCCCACTTATGGCCCCAGTTTCTGGTCGGGCTGATTCTGCTATTTCCCCACGCGATTCTGCACGAGGCAGGTCTAACCTTCCTGGGGTTGGGATTACCACCAGAAATACCGGCGATCGGCATTATCCTATCTGAGGCAATGCGTTATTTATCAACTGGTTACTGGTGGCTAGCGGTATTTCCTGGTGTCGCCCTGCTACTTGCTGTCAAAACATTTGATATTCTGGGTCAAAGCTTGCGTGCCTTACTCGAGCCTAAAACTAGTCAAATGTAAAACCCCAGGAGACTTCAGGCATGCTGTCAGTTCAGGAGCTAAGTGTCACCTTTACCGTGTACGAGCAGGGCTTGACTCAAAAACAATTAACTCCCATTACTAGTCTAGATCTGGAAATTGGCACAGGTGAGGTCATAGCTGTTGTTGGTTCGAGCGGCTCGGGTAAAAGTTTGCTAGCCCACGCAGTGCTCGGGATTCTACCCCCAAACGCTACAGTGGGAGGGAAAATAGTGTTTCAAGGCGAGCTGCTGACTCTGCAGCGCCAAACTGCACTACGGGGGCGAGAAATTGCCTTGATTCCGCAGTCAGTTGACTACCTCGACCCCCTCATGCCTGTCGGGCTACAAGTAACTCGCGCCGCGCAGTTGAGTGGTTTGTCCTCCAGAGAAGCAAAACAAGCTGTCAAGCAGGTCTTCAACCGCTATGGGCTGGATTTAGCAGTGCAGCAACTTTATCCATTTCAACTATCGGGAGGAATGGCGCGGCGGGTGCTGGTTGCTACAGCAGCAGTGGGACGGGCAGTTTTGTTGATTGCCGACGAACCTACACCTGGTCTACACCCAGACGTAGTCGTGGAGACGCTTAATCATCTGCGCGAATTAGCTAGCGAGGGCAAGGGAGTACTGTTGATTACCCACGATATTGAAGCAGCACTGCAAGTAGCCGACCGCGTGGCTGTTTTCTATGCCGGCACAACTGTAGAGATTGCCAAGAAAAAAGATTTTGCTAACGGGTTGCTGCGCCATCCCTACACATTGGCGTTATGGCGGTCTCTACCTCGAAATCGCTTTGTCCCAGTACCAGGCTCGCAGCCTAACCCAGACACTTTGCCTGTTGGCTGCCTGTTTGCAGAGCGATGCCCGCTCGCTACAGCGGCTTGCTACGAGGCTCGTCCTCCACTCCGCGAGGTGCGCGGCGGATTAGTCAGGTGTATCCATGCTTAAAGGAGAAAATCTTTGCTTTCGCTACCGAAAAGACCTACCTTGGATTGTGCGGGAGTTCAGCATTGAGGTAGCTCGGGGTGAAATTGTTGGGTTGAGCGGACCTTCAGGCTTCGGCAAGACTACCTTGGGCAAGCTCCTCGCTGGCTATCTCCAACCAAGTGCTGGTAGCGTCACAGTAGATGGAAAGCCCTTGACCATGCGAGGCTACTGTCCAGTACAATTGATTTTTCAACTTCCAGAACTAGCGATCGCCCCCCGCTGGCGCATCGCACGGGTTTTGAACGAAGGCCAGTCTCCAGAACCAGAACTGTTGCGAGCTCTTAACATTGACAAAAGTTGGCTGAGCCGTTGGCCTCACGAACTAAGTAGTGGCGAACTCCAACGGGTGGCAGTAGCTCGCGCCCTCGGCTCTCGTACCCGTTACTTGATTGCTGACGAGATGACAGCCATGCTGGATGCTAATACGCAAGCTTTAATCTGGTCTGCTGTAATTGATTATGCCAAGCAGACCGAGCTGGGCATTTTAGCCATCAGTCACGATGCAGCACTACTTCAACGCCTTTGCCATCGGATCGTTGGCTTGACAAACAGGCATTGTCAAGTTAACGAGGGGGACGGCAGATAGTAGAATTCACTCATATCCTTCGTTTAAGACGCTTTATGTGCCCCAGTTGTTGCAGTGGAAATTTCCGTCAATCGCGGTAGTGTATTAGCCCGGACGGCGCGGAACATTCCGAATCGGCACAGCCCTGTACCGAATGCCAGTCGCATTAACAGAATCGTGGGAACTTCTCGCAGGGACTTGATCAAGCCAGAAACCCCATATTTCATCCACCCCTGAGGGCGAACGATGCCCTGCCAAATTGTATCAAGCCAAGACGGTAGGGTTGGCTCCGTCCAGTCGGCAGTCACCACATCTCCCTCAACCAGTCCCGTTTCTGCTAAAAGCTCGGCAAAGCCTTCGATGCTGGCAAAAGCGGGATGCGACCACTGATCTAGGAGTTGTTGCATCACGGGTTTCTCCCAGAAATTCAGCGGGTAGGAGCGATCGTCTCGCTGATTCCAATCTGCTACTACCAGCACGCCACCAGGCTTGAGCACGCGCAGCAACTCAAGAGCGAAAATTGCTTTGTCGGGCATGTGGGGACCCGCTTCAATTGACCAGACCACATCGAAACTGGCATCTGGAAACGAAAGCGCCATCGCGTCATCCACCAAAAACTGCACGTCCAGTTCCGTTGGGGTTAGCTCCTGAGCGCGTTTGACCTGTTGGGGGCTGATGGTAATTCCAGTGACGGCAAACCCGTAATCCCGTGCCAAAATGCGGCTGCTGCCGCCAATGCCACAACCCACATCTAAGACAGTCGTGCCAGGAGAAAATCGATCTAAACCACCCCAACGCACCATTTCATGCACAAAATCGGATTTAGCTGTCAGAAAATCCTGGCGTTGGGGTGGCGAACCATAATGACCCAAGTGAATGTGTTCGCCCCAGTAAAACTCTAAAATCCCGTCTTCTGTCCATCGATCGTAGGAGTTGGCAACAGAACTAGACGATTGATAACGGCGAGCGGTGAGTAGGTAGAGCGCGATACCTAACGTCAATAGTGCGATTAGAATTCCCAGTCCGAAAGATAAACTCATGAGAAAGCTCGATCGGCATACAGTGATTTAGTCACTCAATCGTTAGATGACTTGATCCAGCGAGAAAACTCACCTGCACAATTAAAGAACGAATGGAGTGGAACCTACCTTAATTAAATCGAATAGATGGTTCAGTGTAGAGTACGCCGCAGAATTCGCTGATAGTTCAGCACAAAAACGTTGTAGAAGGCAAACAGGGCGATCGCCCAAACTACATCTCTCACAAATATCCGCAGAAATACATCAGCCGTAAGACCATGCATTCCCACCCATTGATTTACCAGTAGAATGCTGCTCTGGTAAGCAACAAAACCCAGCAACAGCGCAATTCCCAACCACGCGCTTTGCCCCACCCAACTTTGATGGCTAAACGTCGGCTGGATTGAGGCGATCGATGCAACGACAACAGTCCCCAATCCCATCGTTATGCCCCACAACAAAGCGATCGCGGTGAGCGGATAGTGCCGGATGGTAAAACCGTAGAGTTGGTTGACAAACCAGATTAACACAGCAGCGATCGCTGCCTGTTTGCGGCTGAGGGTGATTCCCGCTAAAGTAGCAAAACTAACCAGTGGCGCATGGGGATAGACGATGCTGCTGGCACTGCCAATCGCGATCAAGCTATAGTACCAAAACTTTTCCATTGTGATCGCTCGATACCTCATTTCCTAATTGTCAACTATGCTGGAAAAATTATCTCCAAAATTAAAGTAGATAAAAAAGTAATACCCACTCCACAAATGACAAAGCCAGCGAACCGCAGCGGCAAACTAGGTTGTTCGGTTGCTTTTTTCAGCACGACTCTGCCAATTAGAAAAGCAGCGATCGCCACCGCTAGTTGAATCACTGTAAAACCCATCAAGTAGGCAATTAAGGGTGTCATCTCGGCACCAAAGATAGCTTCTCCATAGGCGTAGCCATGAAACAACCCGACGATTGCTGTCAATCCAGTTAAAACCCAGCTATTGGGACGATCTTTGAGTGCTAGCAAGATCCCAAATAGCAGTATAGATCCAGAGATCACAAACTCAGCCGCTGGTAATGCCAGTTGCATCAGGTGCAGCCCAGTTCCGAGCATGGCTGCCAGCACAAAGGCGATCGGAATCTTGATTCCCTGACGACTAATTGCGGCAAGTAACCCAACGGACACCACGAAGGCAAAATGGTCAAGCCCGATGACGGGATGAGCCAGTCCCGATGCAAAACCTTCAAAGAAAGTGGTAGGTAGTTTTCCCCCTATTGCATGGTGAGCCAGTGCGGGAGTACCTAGCAAAAGACTCGTAACCGTTAGACTCGCAATTGTCAAAACTGCTAAAAATCCAGCTTGCCCAAGCCTAACGAATTTAAAAGACTGAGAACGTCGATTCATCCGTACCTCGCAGATGAAAAAGAAAAAGTTTACTAGTCTCCAGAGGAGACGCTGCGCGATCGGCGGGCATCCTGACTCAGAGATTCGACGCTCTCATTACAGTTGCGGGACAGCGGCAGATTTGCACTGCTCTTTCCCCCTTGCGTCTGATGGCTGCTCCCCACCAGAACCGATACCACTCTAGAGATTAGCACGATCAAAGCAAACTAATACAGAGTCAGCAAACTACCGCTGATTTGTCAGAAGCCTAAACAATCGTGCTGCGTACTGCAAAGCTATCGGCTTTGGGTAGAGAACCGCAGCTACACGGCAGAACTAGTTTACGTCATATGGTAAAGGAGCGTATTGTAAATTTTCTTTACTTTGGGCGTAAAATCTTCACTTTCGCCTGGACTCATCCATTGGTACAAAGATGACTGCTATGCTCGATGCTAATACCCAAGCTCTCATCAAACAAGCGGTATTAGAATATACCTGTTGCCCTTAATCGAGCGATTTGCGATCGGCTGCTCGATCTATGTAAGGCAATGCGATCGGCTGCAAGCCTCTGAAAATAAATCTGCACTAAGTTTGACAGCTTGTCTTTTGACTTTTCTCTTTGATGTCAATCAAGATTACGAATCGAATTGAGACAAAGTAACTAATTTGATTTTATTTTCAGTAATTATCAAAAGATTTTTGACAATAGTTATTATTCTGATGCGATCGCGAAAATTACGATGAGGAGCATAGGAATGCCAAAGCAACAGATATCTGTGGGGCTGAATGCGATTGTGTCGGTTTTAGTTTCTTTTCCCGCTTATGCAGATGTAGTACAAGTTACTGCCGTACAGCTCAAACAAACAAATGGTGGAGTTGAGGTACTTTTAGAAACTACGGGTGGGGTATCTTCTCAAGTGCTGACAACAAGCTTCGGCAGAACTTTTGTTGCTAATGTTATCAATGCTCAATTGCGCCTACCTTCCGGTAGAGAATTTCGTCAAGAAAATCCCAGTCCAGGTATTGCCTCAGTCGTAGTGACTTCTTCAGGAGCCAATAGCGTTCGAGTTCGAGTCACGGGAGTTGCAGGCGTGCCAAAAAGTCAGGTCGTATCTTCATCTAAAGGATTACTTCTGAGCTTATCTGCACCGCCAGTAGCGGCAGTGCAGCCTACTGTCAAACCAAAGCCTGAACAGCCTCAACGAGAACCGACTACCCCAAATGCCCAACAACCTCAAGCTGAGGCTGAGGAACTACGAGAAATTGTGGTGACAGGCGAGCGAGAAGGATATAGCGTACCAGATGCAACCACAGGAACGAGAACTGACATCCCGCTGCGCGACATTCCACAGTCAATTCAAGTTATCCCCCGTGAGGTGATTGAAGATCGAAATGTCGTGCGTCTGTCAGAATTAGCAGACAATGTTAGCGGCGTACAAGCAGAGCAGGGATATGGGGGATTATCTTCACAAGGTTATCGAATTCGAGGATTTATCACTAATTTTGAAACTCTAAGAAATGGGTTTCCCGATTACGGTTATTTCAGTCCTCGCGATGTTGCTAACGTCGAGCGCGTGGAGTTTCTCAAAGGTCCAGCAGCGGTGTTATATGGTGGTAGCCCAACTCAATATGCGGGTGGTAGCGGCGTTGTCAATACAATTACGAAAAAGCCTTTATCAGAGCCGTTTTACAGGGCAAATTTAACTTATGGAAGTTACGACTTTTTCCGTCCCAGTTTAGATATTAGCGGACCCCTGACAGAAGACAAATCGGTTTTATATCGGTTGAATGTTGCTTATGAAAATGCCGATAGTTTTCGTGATTTTGTCGAGAATGATAGTTTCTTCATTTCACCTGTAGTAGAGGTAAGAATAAGCGATCGCACCAAGCTCTCGTTTGAATACGAATATCAAAAGTACAACTATACATTTGAACAAGGCTTTCCCATAGAGCCAGAAGTTTTGAGATTACCTAGAAGTCGGTTTCTAGGCGAACCAAACTTTGCTGATGGGAATATTACTTTCAACTCATTTACATATAATTTTGAACATGAGTTTAACGACAATCTAAAATTTCGTCAGGGATTTAACGTCCTCGAAGCTAATTTAGACAATGCCGAGCATTTTGCTTACAGTTCCCTGCAAGACGATCGCCGCACGCTCGACCGTGTTTTATATGCATCAGATGAAAAACATAGCAACATCACTCTGCAAAACGAACTTTCTGGCAAATTTTCTACTGGTTCAATTCGTCATACTGTCTTGTTCGGGGTAGATTTAGCTCAAAACGTATTCAACTACATTTTTGCTCCCGAACTAGAATTACCAATAGATATTTTCAATCCGCAGTATGGCGGTACGCTAGTTCCCAACGGAGCGCCAGCCTTTGGCAGAAAAATTGTCTCAGAAAATCTGGGTATATTCGCGCAAAATTTGGTGGAACTAACCCCAAACTTTAAACTATTGTTGGGTGGTCGTCTGGATTTTAATGACTACAGCACAGAAGACCGCGTGACAGATGAATTGCTCGACGAACAATCTAAAACTCGATTTTCGCCACGAATCGGTTTAGTCTATCAACCAGGCGATGCAACTTCCATCTTCTTTAATTGGTCGAACGGTTTTTCGCCACAGTTTCAAGCTCGCAGCCGGACAAATACAGAATTTGAACCGCAAAGGAGCGAACAAATTGAAGTGGGAATCAAGCAAGATTTCAACGAGCGATTAAATGCAACTTTAGCTTTATTTCAAGTTACAAAGCAGAACGTACTGACAGCAGATCCGGTCGATTCATTGTTTAGCACTCAGACAGGCGAACAAAGAAGCCGTGGGATTGAATTCGACCTAGCAGGAGAGATCTCACCAGGCTGGAAAATAATTGCTAACTATGCCTACATTGATGCCGAAGTGACAGAAGATAATACTATTCCCGTAGGCGATCGCTTATTCGGCGTGCCAGAACACAGTGCTGGACTGTGGACGACGTATGAGATTCAAAGTGGAAATTTGCAGGGGTTAGGTTTTGGAGTCGGGTTGTATTTTGTGGACGAACAAGAAGCGGATTTACCGAATACCTTTACTCTCTCTAGTTATGTCAGAGCCGATGCTTCTATTTTTTATCGTCGTAACAATTACAGATTTGCTTTGAATTTTAAGAATATTTCTAATGTTAAATATTACGAGACTGATAGCTATAATCTCGACCCCGCAGCGCCATTTACCGTATTCGGAACAGTAGCTTATGAATTTTAGGCTAGTCAGGTCATAGTACATGAGACGCGATCGCACCTACAAAAATATTCATCTCTTAGCTATTTTGGGATTACTATTGGCATTGCTGGTAAGTTGTCGTATCCCAGGAGTCTCTACAACATCACTAAAAACAGAAAAATATACTCCTGTGACCCTAACAAATTGTGGGTTGACTATAACTTACAAACAGCCGCCACAACGAGTTGTAACCATGACTCAATCTGCAACTGAGGTGATGTTAGCTCTAGGTTTAGACAAACATATAGTTGGTACTGCATACCAAGATAATCCCAGCTTACCAGAGTACCAGCAGGCGTATGCTCGAATTCCCGTGTTGGCGCAGAAGTATCCTTCACAAGAGGTTTTTTTAAGTGTAGAGCCAGATTTTGTTTACACGACAGAGGAAAGTGCTTTTGAGAAAAATGCAATTGGAGCCAGAGAAGAGTTATTAAATATAGGCATCAATTCTTATTTACTACCAATAGAATGCGAGCGCCCAGAGTTAAGACCTCAGCGCGTCACAACGGAAAATCTCTACCAGCAAGTGCGAGAAATTGGGCAGATTTTTGGTGTAAAAGCACGCGCAGAAAAGTTAGTGGTAGAAATGCGATCGCAATTACAAATCACTCAAAAACAATTGGGAAAAGTCAAAAAGCGTCAGCGAATATTTTGGTATGACTCAGAAGATCCGCCCTTAACTGTCTCTAACTGGGGAATACCAGAACGTATCATCGAGTTAGCAGGTGGAGAGAATATTTTCAAAGATATTCAGAAAAAAGAAGCATGGACGATTGTTAATTGGGAAGATGTTATCGAACGTCAACCAGATGTCATTGTATTAATTGATGCTTCGTGGTCGCCTGCGGAAAAAAAGCGCCAATTACTTAAATCTAACCCTGCATATTCTAAGTTAAAAGCCGTGCAACAGAACAAATTCATTGTCTTAGAGTTCAACTACACGATACCAGGAATTAGAAATATTACTGGGGTGAAAAAACTAGCAGCAGCATTGTATCCAGAGCGGTTTAAATAATTCATTGAGGAGATGTAGTGAGCAAAAATTCGTATAACAATCTATGGAGATTGGGATTAGGAATTGGTTTTGTACCTACCTTAGTATTCATCGCTCAACCCGCACGCGCCGACACAATTCAAGTCACGGCAGCGTCACTTAACCCTACAGACAAGGGGATTGAAGTCGTATTAGAAACAGCTGACGATCGGGTTCCCCAAGTATTCACTAGTGCTTATGGCAAAACTTTTGTTGCTAATATTATAAATACTCAATTACGTCTACCTTCTGGTCAAGAATTTCGCCAAGAAAACCCTAGCCGAGATATTGCCTCTGTGGTAGTGACTTCTTTGGGAGCTAACAGCGTTCGAGTCAGAGTCACGGGAGTTGCAGATGCACCAAAAGTACAGCTAAATAGAAGCGATCGCGGTTTGATTTTCAGCCTCACTCCCGCAACAACTCCTACAGCCACTCAACCCACACTAGCAACACTGCAACAGCCAACCCCCACAGCACCACCGAAACCTCAAACAGCAACAGCTCAACCTCCTGCCTCAAATACCGACGAATCACTTGAAATATTAGTGACAGGCGAACGAGAAAGCTATCGAGTACCAAGCTCAACTACGGGAACAAAGCTAGAAGTTCCACAACGGGATATTCCACAGTCGATTCAAGTGATTCCGCGTCAGGTAATTGAAGATCGACAAGTAGTGAGACTAAATGAATTAACTGATAACGTCAGTGGCGTACAGCGAGTCCCAGGCTACGGCGGACTATCTTCTGTTGGGGTACGGATTCGCGGTTTTACGACGCAGTTTGAAACTTTACGGAATGGGTTTCGAGATTTTGGTTATTTAAGTCCACGCGATCTCGCCAACGTCGAACGAGTGGAGGTTCTTAAAGGTCCAGCCTCAGTGCTGTATGGCGGCGGAGTGACTGGTTTTAGCGGACAAATCAATACGATAACCAAAAAACCCCTTGAGGAACCGCTTTATCAAATAAATATGACTGCTGGTAGTTATGACTTTTACCGTCCTACCCTCGATTTTACTGGTTCGCTGACTGGCGATCGCTCTCTACTCTATCGTCTGAATTTAGCGTATGAAAATGCTGATAGTTTTCGCGATTTCAATGGAAATGAAAGCTATCTAATTGCACCTGCACTAACATGGAAAATTGGCGATCGCACTAATTTGACAGTTGAACTTGAGCAACAACATCAAAACTACTTTTTTGATAACGGCTTCCCAGCCGAACCAGAATTCCTCGATCTTCCACGCGATCGCTTTGTGTTGGGAGAACCCGATTTAAATGATGCTGAATGGGACTCGACTTCAATTACCTACAACCTCGAACATGAATTTAGCGACAATTGGAAATTTCGCCAGGGATTTAATGCCACAACAGTAAATGGGAGTACAGCATCGTCATTCTTCGATCCTTTAGAAGCAGATCGCCGTACCCTACCGCGTATCTTTTCCGAATCAGAAGAGTCACAGGAAAACTACTCGCTGCAAAATGAGTTTTTTGGCAAGTTTAATACTGGTTCCGTGCGCCACAATTTCTTATTTGGGGTAGAGTTAGCGAGATACAGATTTGACTTTACTTTCTTCGACGGAGAAATTGACCCGATTGATATTTTAGATCCCGTATACGGAGCAAGACCGAGAAACTTTGCTCCAGGCGATCGCACTGCCTATGGTGCAGACAATCTAGGAATTTATCTTCAAGATTTGGTAGAACTTACACCCAATTTCAAAATTTTAGCAGGAGGTCGCTTCGACCTGAATGATGCCTATCGCGACGAATTTGATGCAGCAGAACAAGACCAAGATGAAACAAACAGCGATTTCTCTCCGCGCCTTGGGATTGTCTATCAGCCGAGTCAAAACACATCTTTATATGCCAGTTACTCTCAATCTTTTGCTCAATTATTACCTAGAAGTCAAATTAACGAACAATTCAAACCCACAACTGGCGAACAGTTTGAAATTGGAGTGAAGCAAGATTTTAACGACAGATTATCAGCTACCTTAGCACTTTACCAGTTGACGCGCCAAAATGTACTAACGACCGATCCTACCGATCCTAATTTTCAGATTCAAACAGGGGAACAAAGAAGTCGTGGAGTTGAATTAGATCTAGCAGGGGAATTACTACCAGGTTGGAACCTGATTGCTACCTACGCTTACACCGATGCCGTTGTGACTGAAGATAATGATATTCCTGAAGGCGATCGCTTAGATGGTACGCCAAAACACAGTGCTAGTCTGTGGACGACTTATCAAATTCAAGATGGTTCCCTACAAGGGTTAGGATTTGGACTAGGGCTAACTTTCCAGGGAGACAGAGAAGCACAAATTCCCAATAGCATCACTCTTCCCTCCTATGTTAGAACAGATGCAGCTATTTTTTACAGGCAGAATAACTACAAAATTGCTCTGAATATCAAAAATCTTTTCAACACTAAGTATTACGAGAGTATTGAGAACTTCTCGATATTTCCTGGCGCACCGACAACAGTGCTAGGAACGGTGTCAGTAGAATTCTAATTGGGAGCATGGAATGAAGTGGCGTAATCTAGCAATCGTTCTCCTATTAGTAATACTTAGCGGATGCGGCGATCGCATAGGAAAACCCATAGCTCAAACTCGTGTTACTGATGCTAACTATAGTCCAGTCAAAATTGATAACTGCGGGATAACTGCAACCTACAAACAGCCTCCTAAACGTGCAGTCGCATTAAACCAACCAGCTACCGAGGTGTTGCTAGCTCTCGGTTTAGAGGAGCGGACGATCGGTACGGCTTACTTAGACGATCGCATTCCACCTCAATATCAAAAAGCATACGAAAAAATTCCCGTCCTTGCCAAGCAGTATCCTTCACGAGAAGTTCTACTCACCAGCGAACCAGATTTTGTCTACGGATCGTTTCCTGGTGCTTTTGGTTCTAACGATCGCCGCGAACGCGAAGATTTATCTCATCTAGGAATTCAATCTTATTTATCACTGCAAAATCAAAGTTTATGCAAAACAAAAGAAAGACCGTTGGAAAATCTATATAATGAAGTTCGCGAGATCGGACGTATTTTTGGAGTAGAAACGCGATCGCAGCAACTGATTGCTTCTTGGCAGGCACAAATTGCAGAAACCCAGAGAAAATTGGGGAAGATAGAAACTCCTAAACGAGTTTTTTGGTATGCCGATGAAGACCCTCCCTATACCGTAACTCAAAGTAGTTTACCAAATCAAATTTTAGAATTAGCAGGTGGTCGTAACATCTTCCAGCTAGGAGGTGAAGATACATACATCAAAGTTAATTGGGAAGATGTCATTACTCGTAATCCAGAGGTAATAGTCATCAGTGAAGCTTTTTGGTCGCTAGCCCAGAGGCAAGTACAATTGTTTCAAACTAACCTTGCTTTCTCGCAACTAAAAGCCGTACAACAGCAGAGATTTATTATCATCAAATACAGACATAGTACGTCGGTCGTTAGTATTGCAGAAGGGATCGGACAACTTGCTCGGGAGTTATATCCAGAGCGATTTAAATGACGAGCAAACTTAATTTTCTATGGCTAATCAACAGCAGTTAAGAAAGCGATCGCAGCGTCAAAGTACTGTTAAAACTAGCCAGCAACGCTATAAGCTGCTGCTAATAGTTTTGTCGATTGCTTTATTAGTCTCCATTACGCTTGCTGTGACGATTGGACCCGTGCCAATCTCACCTTTAAGAGTCTGGGCGATCGCTTTTTCCCAAATTTTCCCCCAGCTCGCGGGAGATTGGTCGCCATCCCAGGTACAAATTGTTTGGTATATCCGCTTTCCCAGAGTCTTGCTGGCATTTGTGATCGGTGCGGGATTATCTGTAGTCGGGGCAACAATGCAAGCTTTGGTTCGCAACTCGATGGCAGATCCTTATCTTCTGGGCGTATCGTCAGGCGCATCTGTAGGAGCTGTTTTAGTGTTGCTGTTTGGTGTATTCTCTGGACTGGGAATCTATGCAGTTTCTGTCGGTGCATTTTTAGGTGCGTTGTTATCTTTTGCGATTGTTTTCCTGTTGGCATTGCGCCAAGGGCGACTTTCTTCCATCCGCTTAATTTTGTCAGGAGTGGCGGTAGCGTATGCGTTTTCTGCACTGACGAGTTTTTTAACTGTTAAAGCAAGTAGTGGTGAGGCAGCAAGAAGAGTCTTGTTTTGGCTGCTGGGTGGATTGTCAGGGGCTAAATGGAGCGATCTGATTCTACCTTCATTGTCTCTCGGTCTGGGATTAACATATTTGTTATTGCAAGGGCGATCGCTTAACTCTTTAATAGTTGGCGAAGAAACAGCAGCAACTTTGGGAACCGACACCAATCGCCTCCGCAAACAATTATTTTTTGTCACATCGTTGTTAACAGGTGTGATGGTTGCTATCAGTGGAGCAATTGGCTTTGTCGGGCTAATGATCCCACATAGTTCTCGGTTACTCGTCGGTTCAGATCATCGGCGCGTATTGCCCGTTAGTTTACTATTAGGAGGGGTGTTTCTGATTTGGTCGGATGTCTTAGCACGTATCCTTGTGGCTCCAGAAGAATTGCCTGTAGGTATCGTCACCGCCTTATTTGGTGCGCCTTTCTTTATTTGGTTAATGCAGCACCAAGGCAGTAAACTGAATGGGAGCAGATGATGGAACTGCAAGTCAAGCAAGCTTCTTGGGGTATTGACGGTAACCAAATTGTCCGTAACATTACTCTAGAAGTCGCATCTGGTGAGTTTGTCGGTTTAATTGGTCCCAATGGTAGCGGTAAATCTAGCTTACTTCGGTGCATCTACCGCGTGCTGACACCTGATGCCGGACTCATTACTCTTAATGGCGATGATATTTGGCAACTGGGTAGCCGTCAAATGGCGCAACGAACTTCAGTCGTGCTGCAAGAAACTCCCAGCGAATTTGATTTTACCGTCGAAGAGATGGTGTTGATGGGTCGTGCGCCGCATCAAAGATTATTCGATCGCGAGACAGAAGCAGATCGGCAAATTGTCCGAGAAGCCATTGCCAAAGTCGGTTTGGAGTCTTTAGCAGGGCGAAACTTTCTCTCCCTCTCAGGTG from Chroococcidiopsis sp. SAG 2025 harbors:
- a CDS encoding TonB-dependent siderophore receptor, which translates into the protein MSKNSYNNLWRLGLGIGFVPTLVFIAQPARADTIQVTAASLNPTDKGIEVVLETADDRVPQVFTSAYGKTFVANIINTQLRLPSGQEFRQENPSRDIASVVVTSLGANSVRVRVTGVADAPKVQLNRSDRGLIFSLTPATTPTATQPTLATLQQPTPTAPPKPQTATAQPPASNTDESLEILVTGERESYRVPSSTTGTKLEVPQRDIPQSIQVIPRQVIEDRQVVRLNELTDNVSGVQRVPGYGGLSSVGVRIRGFTTQFETLRNGFRDFGYLSPRDLANVERVEVLKGPASVLYGGGVTGFSGQINTITKKPLEEPLYQINMTAGSYDFYRPTLDFTGSLTGDRSLLYRLNLAYENADSFRDFNGNESYLIAPALTWKIGDRTNLTVELEQQHQNYFFDNGFPAEPEFLDLPRDRFVLGEPDLNDAEWDSTSITYNLEHEFSDNWKFRQGFNATTVNGSTASSFFDPLEADRRTLPRIFSESEESQENYSLQNEFFGKFNTGSVRHNFLFGVELARYRFDFTFFDGEIDPIDILDPVYGARPRNFAPGDRTAYGADNLGIYLQDLVELTPNFKILAGGRFDLNDAYRDEFDAAEQDQDETNSDFSPRLGIVYQPSQNTSLYASYSQSFAQLLPRSQINEQFKPTTGEQFEIGVKQDFNDRLSATLALYQLTRQNVLTTDPTDPNFQIQTGEQRSRGVELDLAGELLPGWNLIATYAYTDAVVTEDNDIPEGDRLDGTPKHSASLWTTYQIQDGSLQGLGFGLGLTFQGDREAQIPNSITLPSYVRTDAAIFYRQNNYKIALNIKNLFNTKYYESIENFSIFPGAPTTVLGTVSVEF
- a CDS encoding TonB-dependent siderophore receptor; protein product: MPKQQISVGLNAIVSVLVSFPAYADVVQVTAVQLKQTNGGVEVLLETTGGVSSQVLTTSFGRTFVANVINAQLRLPSGREFRQENPSPGIASVVVTSSGANSVRVRVTGVAGVPKSQVVSSSKGLLLSLSAPPVAAVQPTVKPKPEQPQREPTTPNAQQPQAEAEELREIVVTGEREGYSVPDATTGTRTDIPLRDIPQSIQVIPREVIEDRNVVRLSELADNVSGVQAEQGYGGLSSQGYRIRGFITNFETLRNGFPDYGYFSPRDVANVERVEFLKGPAAVLYGGSPTQYAGGSGVVNTITKKPLSEPFYRANLTYGSYDFFRPSLDISGPLTEDKSVLYRLNVAYENADSFRDFVENDSFFISPVVEVRISDRTKLSFEYEYQKYNYTFEQGFPIEPEVLRLPRSRFLGEPNFADGNITFNSFTYNFEHEFNDNLKFRQGFNVLEANLDNAEHFAYSSLQDDRRTLDRVLYASDEKHSNITLQNELSGKFSTGSIRHTVLFGVDLAQNVFNYIFAPELELPIDIFNPQYGGTLVPNGAPAFGRKIVSENLGIFAQNLVELTPNFKLLLGGRLDFNDYSTEDRVTDELLDEQSKTRFSPRIGLVYQPGDATSIFFNWSNGFSPQFQARSRTNTEFEPQRSEQIEVGIKQDFNERLNATLALFQVTKQNVLTADPVDSLFSTQTGEQRSRGIEFDLAGEISPGWKIIANYAYIDAEVTEDNTIPVGDRLFGVPEHSAGLWTTYEIQSGNLQGLGFGVGLYFVDEQEADLPNTFTLSSYVRADASIFYRRNNYRFALNFKNISNVKYYETDSYNLDPAAPFTVFGTVAYEF
- a CDS encoding ABC transporter substrate-binding protein, which codes for MTQSATEVMLALGLDKHIVGTAYQDNPSLPEYQQAYARIPVLAQKYPSQEVFLSVEPDFVYTTEESAFEKNAIGAREELLNIGINSYLLPIECERPELRPQRVTTENLYQQVREIGQIFGVKARAEKLVVEMRSQLQITQKQLGKVKKRQRIFWYDSEDPPLTVSNWGIPERIIELAGGENIFKDIQKKEAWTIVNWEDVIERQPDVIVLIDASWSPAEKKRQLLKSNPAYSKLKAVQQNKFIVLEFNYTIPGIRNITGVKKLAAALYPERFK